A single region of the Zootoca vivipara chromosome 2, rZooViv1.1, whole genome shotgun sequence genome encodes:
- the ARHGDIA gene encoding rho GDP-dissociation inhibitor 1 isoform X2: MAEQEPTPEQLAQIAAENEEDEHSVNYKPPAQKSIQEIQELDKDDESLRKYKEALLGNVAIAVDPSTPNVVVTKLTLVCATAPGPLELDLTGDLESFKKQCFVLKEGVEYQLKISFRVHKEIVSGLKYIQHTFRKGVKIDKTDYMVGSYGPRAEDYEFLTPMEEAPKGMLARGSYNIRSKFTDDDKTDHLSWEWNLNIKKEWKD, from the exons ATGGCTGAACAAGAGCCTACCCCCGAACAGCTGGCCCAGATTGCAGCTGAGAATGAGGAGGACGAGCACTCTGTCAACTACAAGCCCCCTGCCCAGAAGAGCATCCAGGAGATTCAGGAACTGgacaaggatgatgagagtttacGCAAGTACAAGGAGGCCCTGTTGGGAAATGTTGCCATCGCTGTCG ATCCCAGCACTCCAAACGTGGTGGTAACAAAACTGACTTTGGTCTGCGCTACTGCTCCTGGAcccttggagttggacctcaCAG GTGACCTGGAGAGTTTCAAGAAGCAGTGCTTTGTCCTGAAGGAAGGTGTTGAATACCAGCTAAAAATCTCCTTTCGG GTGCACAAAGAGATTGTTTCGGGGTTGAAGTATATTCAGCACACATTCAGGAAAGGAGTAAAAA ttGACAAGACTGACTACATGGTTGGGAGCTACGGGCCACGTGCTGAGGACTACGAGTTCCTGACCCCCATGGAGGAAGCCCCCAAGGGCATGCTGGCTCGGGGCAGCTACAACATCCGATCCAAATTTACAGACGACGACAAGACAGACCACCTTTCCTGGGAGTGGAACCTAAACATCAAGAAGGAGTGGAAGGATTAG
- the ARHGDIA gene encoding rho GDP-dissociation inhibitor 1 isoform X1, which yields MFSSASSAVIVADMAEQEPTPEQLAQIAAENEEDEHSVNYKPPAQKSIQEIQELDKDDESLRKYKEALLGNVAIAVDPSTPNVVVTKLTLVCATAPGPLELDLTGDLESFKKQCFVLKEGVEYQLKISFRVHKEIVSGLKYIQHTFRKGVKIDKTDYMVGSYGPRAEDYEFLTPMEEAPKGMLARGSYNIRSKFTDDDKTDHLSWEWNLNIKKEWKD from the exons gtCATAGTTGCAGACATGGCTGAACAAGAGCCTACCCCCGAACAGCTGGCCCAGATTGCAGCTGAGAATGAGGAGGACGAGCACTCTGTCAACTACAAGCCCCCTGCCCAGAAGAGCATCCAGGAGATTCAGGAACTGgacaaggatgatgagagtttacGCAAGTACAAGGAGGCCCTGTTGGGAAATGTTGCCATCGCTGTCG ATCCCAGCACTCCAAACGTGGTGGTAACAAAACTGACTTTGGTCTGCGCTACTGCTCCTGGAcccttggagttggacctcaCAG GTGACCTGGAGAGTTTCAAGAAGCAGTGCTTTGTCCTGAAGGAAGGTGTTGAATACCAGCTAAAAATCTCCTTTCGG GTGCACAAAGAGATTGTTTCGGGGTTGAAGTATATTCAGCACACATTCAGGAAAGGAGTAAAAA ttGACAAGACTGACTACATGGTTGGGAGCTACGGGCCACGTGCTGAGGACTACGAGTTCCTGACCCCCATGGAGGAAGCCCCCAAGGGCATGCTGGCTCGGGGCAGCTACAACATCCGATCCAAATTTACAGACGACGACAAGACAGACCACCTTTCCTGGGAGTGGAACCTAAACATCAAGAAGGAGTGGAAGGATTAG